A region of the Candidatus Margulisiibacteriota bacterium genome:
GTAAGAAGACTAACTATTGGTATTACGAAAAACGGAACAATCATTGCGATGCTGGCAGACAATGGTGACTGTGATGCTGGAAGAGCGTAAAAGAGAATGATTGCAGTTAGAAAACCACTAATCATTCCTGCCCAGCTGGCTAATTTGGTTGTTTTTTTCCAAAACAATCCATAGACATAGGGAGCCATAAAGGAACCAGCAACAACACCCCAAGATAAAGACATTAAGGTAACAATAACGCTAAACTGGAACCTAGCAATAACCCAAGAGCATATGATAAAAATTCCACTCAAAACTCTCATCAGAATAAGTAGTTGTTTTTGAGACGCTTTTTTGTTGATGGTTCCATTGTAAAAGTCCATAACAAGAGCAGACGCAGAGACAAGAACAAGAGAGGATAAAGTAGACATTGAGGCCGAGATAATTAGTATTAAAATCACTGCCATAAAATATGGTGGTAAATATTGATTAAGCATAGTTGGGATAAATAAATCAAATACTGGTTGACCTTCCACTATTGGTACCGAGGTAAAAAAGACATGCGTCATAGAACCAATGAAATAAGCAGCAAAGACTATAACTGTTGCAAAGACAGTGGTAATGATGGCTGCTTTGTTGATAAGGGACTCATCTTTTATTGCATAAAACTTTTGAATCATTTGTGGTAGTCCCCATGTTCCAAAAGAGGTCATGAAAACTAGTGAGGCAAGCGTAAGCCAACCTGCTTGTTTTCCTACAGGAATGTGAGCGCTGTAATTGGTGATAATTGTACTAATAGAGGGCATTAGTCCTCCAGCGTGATTGCTAAGAGTTATTACCATTAGGATGGAGCCAAAGAACATAATGACGCCCATTACAAGATCATTAATGGCTATAGCAAAATAGCCTCCTAGTACTAAATATACTCCGGTTAAGAGAATCATTGAAAATAGGGCAAGATCATAAGGAATATTGAAGCTTATTTCAAAAAGATGGCCCAAACCTTTAAAGACGGAGGCAGAATAGGGAAGTAAGAAAATGAAAATAATGAGCGATGAGAAAATTTTTAAGGCAGGGCTTAAGTATCTTTGATTAAAGAACTCTGGCATAGTTAGTGCGTTGAGGTTGTTAGTCATTCTTCTGGTTCTTTTTCCTAAAACTTTCCAGGAAAGATAGCAGCCAATAACAACGTTTCCAAGTGCAATCCATAAAACATTGATGCCAAAACCCCATCCGAGTTTTCCAGCGAAACCAATGAACAATACGGCAGAGAAATAAGTAGTTCCATAAGCGATTCCAGAGAGCCAAGCCCCAATTGTTCTGGAGCCTAAGAAGAAATCGTTAACAGAAGATATTTTTTTCATGCTCCAGATGCCTATTGAGATAATTACCAAAACAAAAATAGTTAAGAAAATTGCATTAATCATAATTTAAGTTATCCTTTCAAGCGTTAATAAATAAAATGTATCATTTATTTTATAGAACTGTCGAGAGTCAAAAAATAATAGTATAAAAAAAGCCCCACGATAGTGAGGCTTTTTTGTTTAATCAAATAAGTTAAATGTTTTTTATTTAGGGCGAGCTGCGTTAACTGTAATTGCTCTTCCATTTAAATCTTTACCATTTAATGCTGTGATAGCTGCTGTCGCTTCTGCTGTGTCATCCATCGTTACGAAACCGAAACCTTTGGAACGATCTGTGTCTCTATCTTTAACGATTTTAACTTTGCTTACTTCTCCGAATTCTGAGAACATTTCTTGTAAATCGTTTTCTCTTACTTCATATTTTAAATTTCCTACGTATATATCCATTTTTTCTCCTTTTCCTTTTGATATCGATTAGTTTTGGGAATTGTTTGTGTGTTTTTGATGCTTAACTTAACCATTTACTCCAAACCTAAATTTATAAGTGCAATCAAGACAAAACTTGCTCATACTTATATCTTTTTAAATTATATACTGATATTTTTTAGGATGCAATATTCTATTCAAAAAATACATTAAAGATAGTAATAGAATTTCTTGAAATAGTTGAATTAGTGGATTAAACTCCATTGCTGGAATTTTTAGGAGTTTTCATGAATCAATTTAGGAAGAAATTAACCAAGATAAAAAACTTGTTAAACAACGCAGAAAAGGCAAGTTTAAAGTTTAAAAAAACATACAAGCTAGATTGTTTTGCTGGCTGCGGGAAATGCTGCTCGAATGATAGCGTAGAAGCTTCTAGTTTAGAGTTTTTGCCCTTAGCAGAAGATATTT
Encoded here:
- a CDS encoding RNA-binding protein, with amino-acid sequence MDIYVGNLKYEVRENDLQEMFSEFGEVSKVKIVKDRDTDRSKGFGFVTMDDTAEATAAITALNGKDLNGRAITVNAARPK
- a CDS encoding sodium transporter produces the protein MINAIFLTIFVLVIISIGIWSMKKISSVNDFFLGSRTIGAWLSGIAYGTTYFSAVLFIGFAGKLGWGFGINVLWIALGNVVIGCYLSWKVLGKRTRRMTNNLNALTMPEFFNQRYLSPALKIFSSLIIFIFLLPYSASVFKGLGHLFEISFNIPYDLALFSMILLTGVYLVLGGYFAIAINDLVMGVIMFFGSILMVITLSNHAGGLMPSISTIITNYSAHIPVGKQAGWLTLASLVFMTSFGTWGLPQMIQKFYAIKDESLINKAAIITTVFATVIVFAAYFIGSMTHVFFTSVPIVEGQPVFDLFIPTMLNQYLPPYFMAVILILIISASMSTLSSLVLVSASALVMDFYNGTINKKASQKQLLILMRVLSGIFIICSWVIARFQFSVIVTLMSLSWGVVAGSFMAPYVYGLFWKKTTKLASWAGMISGFLTAIILFYALPASQSPLSASIAMIVPFFVIPIVSLLTKPLPKETIEIAFK